Proteins co-encoded in one Papaver somniferum cultivar HN1 chromosome 5, ASM357369v1, whole genome shotgun sequence genomic window:
- the LOC113284175 gene encoding non-classical arabinogalactan protein 30-like translates to MKVVFTFAETQCYKYVLRTILYSSSSCSFLFSPLFSLIFKDMASQKLFSVLSLLLLLSIAFAFANASPVYKKPEAAPKMKVGKPEYHKHDVEVATKPSYDEDDDEDKKISVVVEGVVYCQSCKAAGTWSLTGAKAIEYAKVSVVCKDHKGRVSFYKTYTTDVNGYFYAELEGFKMDHYILDHPLHSCGVHLVSSPLSHCNKLTNINYGINGSPLRYENKRLFGSHYEAVVYAAGPLAFRPEQCY, encoded by the coding sequence ATGAAGGTGGTCTTCACGTTTGCTGAAACTCAATGCTATAAATATGTGCTCAGAACCATTCTCTATTCATCgtcttcttgttctttcttattttctccATTGTTCTCTCTAATCTTCAAAGACATGGCAAGCCAAAAGCTTTTCTCAGTTCTCTCATTGCTTCTGTTGTTATCCATAGCTTTTGCTTTTGCAAATGCTTCACCAGTATACAAGAAACCAGAAGCAGCACCAAAGATGAAAGTCGGGAAACCGGAATATCATAAACACGATGTGGAGGTTGCAACAAAACCCTcatatgatgaagacgatgatgaagacaagaagatttccgTAGTTGTCGAAGGTGTTGTTTACTGCCAATCTTGCAAAGCAGCAGGAACATGGTCTTTGACAGGAGCTAAAGCGATCGAATACGCGAAAGTCAGTGTTGTTTGTAAAGACCATAAAGGCAGAGTTAGCTTCTACAAGACTTACACTACCGATGTGAACGGGTACTTCTACGCCGAGCTTGAAGGATTCAAGATGGATCATTACATCTTGGATCATCCTCTTCATTCTTGTGGAGTTCATCTTGTTTCTTCTCCACTTTCTCACTGCAACAAACTCACTAACATCAATTATGGAATCAATGGGTCTCCTCTTCGTTACGAAAACAAGAGGTTGTTTGGATCACATTATGAAGCTGTTGTTTATGCTGCCGGACCGTTAGCTTTCCGCCCTGAGCAGTGCTACTGA
- the LOC113284174 gene encoding probable inactive serine/threonine-protein kinase bub1 → MAEAEEQKQQLLLSSMISDIKNYTGDDPLRPWLRGIRRMKQSLPPQIYNQKLPRFLQKCVQTFQNDRLYRNDTRYIQIWIQLMDLVDDPKGLLKKMEMSKIGAKKALFYQAYALYFEKRKRYDEAEKMYHLGVTNLAQPIEKLKKTYIEFLERMAQRKKKKAQRDELTAGKVCKSILRPPKKVGESKEDFGDGDSSRAKEVVGATKPRSFFKPLASSDRNSSKESSFCSDETVVGKFVGTAFVGKSEAEAACHHGLVDPTINLKDAMDAINSMFREPLDIEPVRKKKLNKNPTKVEEKMTSGFEVFVDEGLDDGEKPGQNKENGDAPHIAVASIPVKEAKSKKIETRKPLQETFQIFVDDEEGSGSSEGNSDGFVFLSPTLATDDSDDEVAESAPAPPRLLRREDTVVGRFVGSTILDDHVEVENACHHGLVEPTVNMKEAMDDINDMFGKPLDFGRATRPKKFGNLPNKKKDYGGFSILPDDSMEQQQQAQPKKQAELPNNKMDFGGFSILADDDMEQQQPQPQVKKQAELPNNKMESGGFSILPDDDVEQQSQPQLKKQAKLPTNKMESGSEYDLHEPTVFTKQAMDDINEMFGKPLW, encoded by the exons ATGGCAGAGGCGGAGGAGCAAAAACAACAGCTCTTACTATCTTCCATGATCTCCGACATCAAAAATTACACCGGAGATGATCCACTCCGGCCATGGCTCAGAGGAATTCGAAGAATGAAACAATCATTACCACCTCAAATTTACAACCAAAAATTACCTAGATTCTTACAGAAATGTGTTCAGACTTTTCAGAACGATCGTCTTTATCGAAATGATACTCGTTATATCCAGATTTGGATTCAACTG ATGGATCTGGTGGATGATCCAAAAGGGTTATTGAAGAAAATGGAGATGAGCAAAATTGGGGCAAAAAAAGCTCTATTTTATCAAGCTTATGCTTTGTATTTTGAGAAGAGGAAGAGATATGATGAGGCTGAGAAGATGTATCATTTGGGTGTCACTAA TCTTGCACAGCCAatagaaaaattgaagaaaacgTATATTGAGTTCCTTGAACGTATGGCacaaaggaagaaaaagaaggcTCAG CGGGATGAATTAACAGCAGGCAAGGTTTGTAAGAGCATATTGCGTCCTCCCAAGAAGGTTGGAGAATCTAAAGAAGACTTTGGCGATGGTGATTCTTCTAGAGCTAAGGAAGTCGTGGGAGCTACAAAACCTAGAAGTTTCTTTAAGCCGTTAGCAAGCAGTGACAGGAATTCAAGTAAAGAGAGCTCATTTTGCAGTGATGAGACGGTCGTGGGGAAGTTCGTAGGTACTGCCTTTGTCGGAAAATCTGAAGCAGAAGCTGCATGTCATCATGGTTTAGTGGATCCCACCATTAACTTGAAGGATGCCATGGATGCAATAAATAGCATGTTTCGGGAGCCTTTAGATATAGAACCAGTTCGCAAGAAGAAACTGAACAAAAATCCGACCAAAGTGGAAGAGAAAATGACTAGTGGATTTGAAGTATTTGTTGATGAAGGCTTGGATGATGGAGAGAAACCTGGTCAGAACAAAGAAAATGGCGATGCACCACATATTGCAGTTGCTTCAATTCCTGTAAAAGAAGCAAAGTCGAAGAAGATTGAAACACGAAAACCTCTACAGGAAACCTTTCAAATATtcgttgatgatgaggaaggtagTGGAAGTAGTGAAGGAAATAGTGATGGCTTCGTATTCCTATCTCCCACGCTTGCCACTGATGACTctgatgatgaagttgcagagagtgcACCGGCGCCTCCACGCTTGCTACGGAGAGAGGACACAGTTGTTGGTCGGTTTGTTGGTTCTACCATTTTAGATGATCATGTGGAGGTGGAGAATGCTTGCCACCATGGATTAGTAGAACCCACAGTCAATATGAAGGAAGCTATGGACGACATAAATGACATGTTTGGGAAGCCATTAGATTTTGGGAGGGCAACTAGACCTAAGAAATTTGGGAACTTACCAAATAAGAAAAAGGATTATGGTGGGTTTTCCATACTGCCTGATGACAGCATGGAACAGCAACAACAAGCTCAGCCGAAGAAGCAAGCAGAGTTACCAAATAACAAAATGGATTTTGGCGGGTTCTCCATACTTGCTGATGACGATATGGAACAGCAGCAACCACAACCTCAAGTGAAGAAGCAAGCAGAGTTACCAAATAACAAAATGGAGTCTGGTGGGTTTTCCATACTTCCTGATGATGATGTGGAACAGCAATCACAACCACAACTGAAGAAACAAGCGAAGTTACCAACTAATAAAATGGAGTCTGGCAGTGAGTATGATTTACATGAGCCAACTGTATTTACCAAGCAGGCCATGGATGATATAAATGAGATGTTTGGCAAACCATTGTGGTAG